GCCTTTAGCAAACGCATTACAACACATTAACTTTCCCAAATCCACCTTTTTGATACTTAATGTAATATTCATAGTTATTCCTCCTTTAATTATCAGATATTTCAGACAATTAAAGCATAAACATACTTCCCTTAAAATGTCAATGATTTTTTCAACCTAATGCTTACTATTTAACGCAGTAGCAGTCTGACTTCGCAATGGACACCCTTGTCTTTCGCTAACAGTTCCCACTACCAAGCCTGTAACGGACTTTCACCGTCAAGATGTTACCCATGCCGGGCGCACTAAAAAGCGGTCAATGGCATTCACCATCAACCGCTTCTCTTTATTTCGCTTCTGCTTTATTTTTAGGCTTACTCTGATTCGCCTTCATCTCTTTATCCAACTCTGACACGAGCTTTTGAATACCTGGATGTTCTAAATGTATGCCATCATACGCAAAATATTCCGTATGACCGACACCAACTTTATTCCAATCTACTAGCGTCACATGCTTATGTTTATCTGCTGCTTTTTTAAGCAATTGATTCACGTGATCTTTATAGTCACGCGGCACTGTCGTATTGATTAAATAAACATCGGCTTTATCAAAATCTTTGATAAGTGTTTCTAATTGGGCTTGGTCAAAATCACCATTCGTACCAATCTGAATGACGACCGGTTGCCCTTTTTGATTAAATGACGTATAGTTTCTCGCAACCTCTATCGCTGCGCCCATTGAACGACCGACTTGTGCATCAATGGTAGGCTTTTGATAATGCTCATCCAGATAATAGCCCATCCCTACTGTTAAGGAGTCGCCAATAAAGAGCGGTGATTGCTTTTTAGGATCAAACTTTTCTACTTTTTGTTCCTTTTCAGTTGGATCTTCTGCTGGCTTTTCATTGTCTTTACCATTATTTTTATGATTCGTTTGATAACTGCTCGCCTTTTTCTCTTGTTTAGCGAGATAGTCAAATTGACCATTGAGTACTAATGCGGCTGTAACGATAATAGCCAAAACGATTGGTGTACGAATCACCGTTATCCAAATTTTATCTTTTGAATAGAATGTTTTGAAACCATAGCGTCTGAATGGTGTCTCGATAAATTGATATGAAATTTCTGCCATCAAAAATGTTAACGCAATGTCAATGATATAAACATAATAGGGATATTGACCTGCCACAAAGTATTGATGTACAAATGTCACGATGACATAATGCCATAAATATAAACTGTATGACCTTTTACCGATATACAAAAATACAGGGTTACTCATCACTTTAGCTAATCGCCCATTCGGAAGTACAAGGCTTGCAATAAGTATCAATGTGAGTAATGAAATACAGTAAAATCCACCGCTATAAAGGATGAATTGCTGTTCGTTTACAAAATAGAATAATGTAAGTAAAGCGAGTAATGCGATAAGGCCTAGACTATCGATAATGTTAGCCGCAAATTTAGGCGGATGTTCTTTCAATCGAAAAGCTGGCCATATAAATGCAAAAATGACACCTAGTAATAATGTTTGTAAACGGGTATCTGTCCCAAAATATGTACGTGCATGGTTCGTATCAGGTGTTGTCATATAAAACATTAATACTGCCGACGCAATAGAAATGATGAAAAACGCGAGTACGATCCATCTTTTTCTTTTAAATATTTTAAAAAATAACGTTAAAACAATTGGGAAAAAGATATAGAATTGTTCCTCAACAGCCAATGACCATAAGTGTTTCAATGGCATCGGTTTGAACTGGTCAAAATAGTCTACATCTTGGAAAATGTACCACCAGTTCGATATATATAACAACGCTGCAATCGCATCCCCTTTGATCGAATGTAAGATTTGAGGAGCAAATAAAACGACGTACAAGACTGATACTAAAGTCACGAATAACATCGCTGGAATTAACCTTTTAAAACGTTTAATCCAAAAGTTTGCTAAATCGATTGTTTGATAGTTTTCATATTCAAATAATAATAGTGATGTAATTAAATAACCAGAGATCACAAAAAATGTATCTACACCTAAAAATCCTCCAGCTAGCCACTGTGCATTAAGGTGATAAATAATGATCGCGATCACTGAAATTGCACGCAACCCATCTAGTCCCGGCAAATACCGTGGTGGATGTTGCAATCGTTTCATTCCAGTAAAATTATGATGTAACATAACAACATTCTCCTAATTGATGATTTATTAAGAAACGATTTGAAGGTATATGATATTCAATTTACCACAAAATCATTCTAAATAAAACAGAAAATATATGATGTAGCGTCAAAGCTTGATTGCATATCATCACTTGATTTTCATACGATGATGACACGAGATGTCGAAGCGGCGTATGCTTTGTTCTCGCTTTAACGATGATTTTGAATCCTCTTAATTATTATAAGCTAAATTTTATCTTTCTCAACACTGTACCTTTCATATTCGTGCAAATGATACTGTTTAATATTCATTTTCTTTGCATTATGAAAAGCGTTTATAATAATCTAATGTTGAGATTTTAAAAAGGAGACACACAAGATTATGGCACAAACTAAAAAGAGAGACGCATTTTTTGATAATGCACGTGCAATCTTAATATTTCTCGTTGTGTTCGGACACTTAATACAACCTTATACTGATACACATCCAACGGTGTATGCACTTTATTTAGTCATTTACAGCTTTCATATGCCAACGTTTTTATTTATATCTGGTTACTTCGCTAAAAATGTCGGACGTGCAGGTTATATCGAAAAAGTCGGCAAAAAATTGTTAGGCCCTTACTTAATCTTTTTCGCATTTTTCTCGATTTATTACTTTATTACCGGTAAAAATAGTTCACTAGACTTAGATCCATTTGACCCAGTATTTGCGCTTTGGTTTTTATTAACACTCTTTTTCTTCAATGTCATTATTGTCATTGTCCGTCAATTCAAACCGATTTATGTGCTTCCGATTGCGATCTTAATTGCAGTATTGGCGGGTTATTCCACTGATGTCAACGGGTATCTGAGTTGGTCACGTACACTCGTCTTTTTCCCTATTTTTTATATCGGTTACATTATGGATGACAGGTTTAGTCGTTATATCCGATTCAGACGTTTTATGCCAGTATCAGTGATGGTATTCGTGAGCTTTTTTGTTTTTTATACTTTACATCCTATCGATTCAGATTGGTTACTTGCGAGCTCACCGTATAAAAATATTGAAGGCATCGAATTTTTATTTAGCCCATTAAAAAGGTTAAGCTTATATGTCATTATTTTAGGTACGATGTGTGCCTTTCTTAATCTAGTCCCGAGAGCACACCATGTATTTACGTATATTGGCTCACGGACGATGTATATCTATTTGCTCCATGGTCTATTTATCGGCGTCATTCGTGGGCATCAAATTTATCCATTTATTGAACAACCTGGGTTAGGGTTAATCTATAACTTCTTGCTCGCTTGTTTTATCGTTTGGATATGGTCGACTAACATTGTGGCGAAATGGACGAATCCTGCCGTTCATTTACAACGCCCTTCTGCATTTAAACCTTATGATCAATAAATCATGAAGTTAACATGAGAAGACATCGCCTATAGTCATCACTTTACATTAGATTTTGGCTATACGGTCGTGTTATTCTAAATGTTAACTTCTCTTTTTTTAGGACGTGATAGGATGAAATTAGAACTCAATACATACGCACAATTTTTAAAAGCACCAAGTATCCGCCAGTTTTCAAGTAAAATCAATGACATGGACGATGTAATCAATCTAACAATTGGACAACCCGATTTTCACATGCCTGATGTCGTTAAACAAGCGTATCAAGATGCGATTGCGAATGATTATACAACTTATTCTCACAACAAAGGCCGTCGTGACACACGTGAAGCTGTCGCACATTATTATCAATCCCACTTCAACGTGCATTATGATCCAGAAGAAATCATTATTACAAATGGGGCGTCTGAAGCGTTAGACACGGCGCTCCGTTGTATTATTAATCCAGGAGACGAAATTTTATTACCTGGACCTGTTTATGCGGGCTATATTCCGTTAATTCAAACGTTAGGTGGCGTACCTGTATTTATCGATACACGGGAGACAGGTTTTAAAGTGACACCTGAAGCAATTCAACAGCATATCACACCACGTTCACGTGCGATATTACTCAACTACCCTTCCAATCCAACTGGAGCAATATTGACGGCTGAAGAAGTGGCAGCTATTGTCGACGTATTAAAGGCACACCCTTTATTTGTGATAAGCGATGAAATTTATGCCGAGAACACTTTTGGTCACACGCACACATCTTTCGCGCAATTTGATGACATACGTGATCAATTATTGTTAATCAATGGGTTAAGTAAATCTCATTCAGCTACAGGGATACGTATTGGTTTTCTATCAGGTCCACAATACTTAATCGACAAGTTGACATTTATGCACGCGTACAACTGTATTTGTGCCAACGTACCCGCACAAGTGGCAACCATAGTTGCATTACGTGAAGCCGTCGATGCACCTCAAGAGATGAACCAAGCCTATGTCGAACGTCGAGATTATCTCATCAACGCATTACAATCGATGGGCTTTCGCTTAGACGGCGTGCCACAGGGGGCATTTTATATTTTTCCAAACATCGAAGCCTTTGCCGAAGATGACTTTACCTTCTGTGTCGATGTATTAGAAAATGTAGGCGTTGCGATGGTACCAGGTTCCGCATTTACTGATTTTGGTAAAGGCTACGTCCGCATCTCCTACGCTTATGATATGGCACAATTACAAGAAGGTATGGCACGGTTACGACAATATTTGGAATTACGCTATAATTAACTTAATACATGATCAAAGTAGCGGATATTGTAAGATTATTCAACAGCAATATCTGCTATTTTTTAATGTCACGTTTTATGTTCAAAAAATATTCAATGTCAAAACAAAAAGCCCATTCTACTCACTTAATGAATAAAACGGACTTTTCATCTTACATCTTTAAATTAAAGACTTATGGGAATTTAGGAAACTGATCAAAATCAGGATCACGTTTTTCTTTAAACGCGTCACGGCCTTCTTTCGCTTCATCAGTTGTGTAGTATAACAATGTCGCATCACCAGCGAATTGTTGTAAACCAGCTAGACCATCTGTATCTGCGTTCATCGCTGCTTTTAAGAAACGTAACGCTGTTGGTGAATGACGCATGATTTCTTTACACCATTGCACTGTTTCCTCTTCAATGTCAGCAAGTGGTACGACTGTGTTCGCCATACCCATATCCAACGCTTGTTGTGCATCGTATTGACGACATAAGTACCAAATTTCACGTGCTTTTTTATGGCCGACAATGCGCGCTAAATAACCTGAACCGTAACCAGCATCAAATGAACCTACTTTAGGCCCTGTTTGACCAAATTTTGCATTATCAGCCGCAATTGTTAAATCACATACGACTTGAAGGACGTTACCGCCACCAATGGCATACCCTTTTACCATCGCGATAACTGGTTTTGGAATGATACGAATTAAACGTTGTAAGTCTAACACATTTAAACGTGGAATTTGGTCATCGCCGACATAACCGCCATGGCCACGTACTTTTTGGTCTCCACCAGAACAGAACGCTTTGTCGCCTTCACCCGTTAATACAATGACACCTACACGTTCGTCATCTCTTGCACGTGTAAATGCATCAATCATTTCTTGTACTGTATTCGGTGTGAATGCATTATGTACTTCCGGACGATTAATTGTGACTTTCGCAATCCCTTCAAAAAATTCATATTTGATTTCTTTATATTCTTTTAATGTTTCCCATTGTCTTTCCATGGTGGACCTCCTCAAGTTAACCTTTTATAAACTCTAATAGTATTGTATCAAATTTAACGCCATCTTCCACATTTACCGTATGACCGACTTGCGGTACGACTGTCAATTGTGCCTCTGAAAGCACGTCAGACATACGTTCAGCAATATGCACAAACTTTTCATCCCATTCCCCTACGATGAGTTGCACAGGCAATTTCAAACTTATTAATTGTGGCCATAAGTTTGGCATATGTCCTGTCCCATAATCACGCAATGCTTTCGCTAATCGCTTCGGTTGTTGCGCAAGTCTCAGCTCGCGAATATGTTGGCGTGTTGTCTCCTTTAAAAACCGCTGTGTTTGGAACAATGGCAATTTTTCCCAATCATTCACAAACACTTCAATGCCCGCAATTTCAAGAACACGCGCCCGAGCTGCATCCACTTGTTGACGTTCAAGACGTGCATCATCATCTTCAATTCCAGGTGAGCCGCTTTCTAACACGACACCTGCCAACGCATCTTGATATTGCAATGCATAAGCTAATGCAACACGCGCCCCCATTGAATAGCCATGAAGGTATAGCGTATAGGCTCCGAACTGTGCCAACACAGCATTTAATTGCGTACATATCCAGTCAAAATCCCACACAACTTCTTCTGATGATTGATCTTGACCGTGACCAGGTAAATCCACACATAAGACGTGCGCCGCTTGGGTCAATGGCTCAATATGAGATGAAAATGTGCGTTGATCACTGATAAAGCCGTGCAAGAGGATGATCATTTTGTTCGTTTCTGACTGTGCTCTATACCAGTTATAATGTAACATTCACAACTTCACTCAATTTCTGATATAAATTTTGATGCGCTTCGTAATTGGCTTCACGTTGCGTCACAACTTCAAATAATGTCGGTGTCATCGTCGTCAAATGGCTGTATTCGAACGCTTGTAAGTCTTGGAAGCGTTTATAGTTAAAGTCATACAACAATGCTGCATGTTCAAAGTTCAAACCTGTCGGCGTACCAAACAACCGTTCAAAATGTTCAGGTGCTCCTTCTTTTTGTGGTAAATAAGAAAAAATACCGCCACCGTCATTGTTTAATAAGACGATGTTCATATGGATATCGTTCAGTTTCGACATTAATAGCCCGTTCATGTCATGATAAAATGCAATATCGCCTATAAGCAATGTCACTTTTTGATGTACAGCCATACCGAGTGCTGTAGAAACCACACCATCGATGCCATTCGCCCCTCTATTGGCATAAATGCGTGCTTGATGGTCAATATATAAATTATCGATATCACGAATCGGCATACTATTGCTGACAAATAACGCGTCGTCAGCGCCTAATTTATCGAGTACACGACTGACATACGCCGCTTCATCATTCGCTGTTTCTTGGTGTGCTTTAATCGTATGACGCGCCTGTTCTTCCATACTTTGCCATTGTCGCAACCACATTTTTCGGTAAGCAGCAGGAATATCTCCTAATGCTCTGAAAAAGTCATTGGCCGACATTTCAAAAAAGTAATCGGGATTTTTCGGAAACGCATCGATATCTGCATTGTTTTGAACTAAAATTTGTGTCGCATCTGTCGTTTTCAACCACTGATTTAACTTTTTAGAGACGACTGGTTTACCGACACGAATGACAAAATCAGCCGACAAGTCGAGCCCTGAACGTAATAATAAATCATACGCCGTGACGACATTCGGATGTTGTGTCGCGCGGATACCATTAAGTGGATCAGCCAAGATCGGCAAATCATATATCGTCGCGAAAGTTAAAATTTGTGAAATATCTTGATGCTGCATGTCCCCTACAACAATCAGCCCTTTAGATTGCTTTAACACTGGAAGAATTGCACTGAAATCCATCGTTTTTTGATAGTGGGGCCGTTCATAATGCAATGACGTCAACAAATCTTGACGCGACAGATCCGGTGTTAACGGTTCACGGAAAGGTAAATTGAAATGCACTGGACCTTGGTGTGGACCGTCGAAAAACTGACTCGCCTTTTGTAATTGGTATTTGTTCACATCCAATGTATTAGGCGTACCATCTGCAATCGGTAAGTCGAATTGGAAACGCACATAGTTTTGAAACATATTGACTTGATTGATTGCTTGTGGCGCACCTACACCTCTTAATTCATGCGGTCGATCACTTGTCAGTACAACGAGGGGCAAACGACTAATATGACTTTCAGCAATAGCAGGCACATAGTTTGCAGCAGCTGTGCCAGATGTACAAAGAATCGCGACCGGACGTTGACTC
Above is a genomic segment from Staphylococcus delphini containing:
- the menH gene encoding 2-succinyl-6-hydroxy-2,4-cyclohexadiene-1-carboxylate synthase, with the translated sequence MLHYNWYRAQSETNKMIILLHGFISDQRTFSSHIEPLTQAAHVLCVDLPGHGQDQSSEEVVWDFDWICTQLNAVLAQFGAYTLYLHGYSMGARVALAYALQYQDALAGVVLESGSPGIEDDDARLERQQVDAARARVLEIAGIEVFVNDWEKLPLFQTQRFLKETTRQHIRELRLAQQPKRLAKALRDYGTGHMPNLWPQLISLKLPVQLIVGEWDEKFVHIAERMSDVLSEAQLTVVPQVGHTVNVEDGVKFDTILLEFIKG
- the menB gene encoding 1,4-dihydroxy-2-naphthoyl-CoA synthase — encoded protein: MERQWETLKEYKEIKYEFFEGIAKVTINRPEVHNAFTPNTVQEMIDAFTRARDDERVGVIVLTGEGDKAFCSGGDQKVRGHGGYVGDDQIPRLNVLDLQRLIRIIPKPVIAMVKGYAIGGGNVLQVVCDLTIAADNAKFGQTGPKVGSFDAGYGSGYLARIVGHKKAREIWYLCRQYDAQQALDMGMANTVVPLADIEEETVQWCKEIMRHSPTALRFLKAAMNADTDGLAGLQQFAGDATLLYYTTDEAKEGRDAFKEKRDPDFDQFPKFP
- the menD gene encoding 2-succinyl-5-enolpyruvyl-6-hydroxy-3-cyclohexene-1-carboxylic-acid synthase → MTNQRFLTEQVFHFVSELYAYGLREVVISPGSRSTPLALAFECHPHIQTWIHPDERSAAFFALGLIKGSQRPVAILCTSGTAAANYVPAIAESHISRLPLVVLTSDRPHELRGVGAPQAINQVNMFQNYVRFQFDLPIADGTPNTLDVNKYQLQKASQFFDGPHQGPVHFNLPFREPLTPDLSRQDLLTSLHYERPHYQKTMDFSAILPVLKQSKGLIVVGDMQHQDISQILTFATIYDLPILADPLNGIRATQHPNVVTAYDLLLRSGLDLSADFVIRVGKPVVSKKLNQWLKTTDATQILVQNNADIDAFPKNPDYFFEMSANDFFRALGDIPAAYRKMWLRQWQSMEEQARHTIKAHQETANDEAAYVSRVLDKLGADDALFVSNSMPIRDIDNLYIDHQARIYANRGANGIDGVVSTALGMAVHQKVTLLIGDIAFYHDMNGLLMSKLNDIHMNIVLLNNDGGGIFSYLPQKEGAPEHFERLFGTPTGLNFEHAALLYDFNYKRFQDLQAFEYSHLTTMTPTLFEVVTQREANYEAHQNLYQKLSEVVNVTL
- a CDS encoding acyltransferase family protein, with protein sequence MAQTKKRDAFFDNARAILIFLVVFGHLIQPYTDTHPTVYALYLVIYSFHMPTFLFISGYFAKNVGRAGYIEKVGKKLLGPYLIFFAFFSIYYFITGKNSSLDLDPFDPVFALWFLLTLFFFNVIIVIVRQFKPIYVLPIAILIAVLAGYSTDVNGYLSWSRTLVFFPIFYIGYIMDDRFSRYIRFRRFMPVSVMVFVSFFVFYTLHPIDSDWLLASSPYKNIEGIEFLFSPLKRLSLYVIILGTMCAFLNLVPRAHHVFTYIGSRTMYIYLLHGLFIGVIRGHQIYPFIEQPGLGLIYNFLLACFIVWIWSTNIVAKWTNPAVHLQRPSAFKPYDQ
- a CDS encoding acyltransferase family protein; translated protein: MLHHNFTGMKRLQHPPRYLPGLDGLRAISVIAIIIYHLNAQWLAGGFLGVDTFFVISGYLITSLLLFEYENYQTIDLANFWIKRFKRLIPAMLFVTLVSVLYVVLFAPQILHSIKGDAIAALLYISNWWYIFQDVDYFDQFKPMPLKHLWSLAVEEQFYIFFPIVLTLFFKIFKRKRWIVLAFFIISIASAVLMFYMTTPDTNHARTYFGTDTRLQTLLLGVIFAFIWPAFRLKEHPPKFAANIIDSLGLIALLALLTLFYFVNEQQFILYSGGFYCISLLTLILIASLVLPNGRLAKVMSNPVFLYIGKRSYSLYLWHYVIVTFVHQYFVAGQYPYYVYIIDIALTFLMAEISYQFIETPFRRYGFKTFYSKDKIWITVIRTPIVLAIIVTAALVLNGQFDYLAKQEKKASSYQTNHKNNGKDNEKPAEDPTEKEQKVEKFDPKKQSPLFIGDSLTVGMGYYLDEHYQKPTIDAQVGRSMGAAIEVARNYTSFNQKGQPVVIQIGTNGDFDQAQLETLIKDFDKADVYLINTTVPRDYKDHVNQLLKKAADKHKHVTLVDWNKVGVGHTEYFAYDGIHLEHPGIQKLVSELDKEMKANQSKPKNKAEAK
- a CDS encoding aminotransferase class I/II-fold pyridoxal phosphate-dependent enzyme yields the protein MKLELNTYAQFLKAPSIRQFSSKINDMDDVINLTIGQPDFHMPDVVKQAYQDAIANDYTTYSHNKGRRDTREAVAHYYQSHFNVHYDPEEIIITNGASEALDTALRCIINPGDEILLPGPVYAGYIPLIQTLGGVPVFIDTRETGFKVTPEAIQQHITPRSRAILLNYPSNPTGAILTAEEVAAIVDVLKAHPLFVISDEIYAENTFGHTHTSFAQFDDIRDQLLLINGLSKSHSATGIRIGFLSGPQYLIDKLTFMHAYNCICANVPAQVATIVALREAVDAPQEMNQAYVERRDYLINALQSMGFRLDGVPQGAFYIFPNIEAFAEDDFTFCVDVLENVGVAMVPGSAFTDFGKGYVRISYAYDMAQLQEGMARLRQYLELRYN